Proteins from a single region of Macrotis lagotis isolate mMagLag1 chromosome 2, bilby.v1.9.chrom.fasta, whole genome shotgun sequence:
- the TRIP6 gene encoding thyroid receptor-interacting protein 6 isoform X2: MSGPTWLPPKQPEPTRIPQGRALPRGTPGPSVHGAEQSYKGPGRPEEPAPALGRCPGASQTLQGLRLDKGAIHLGSLDAEIDSLTSMLADLDSSRPCRLDRQACEPLRPSPHRMGLLKPGGGVTAPPRVLAPSYGGPTPASYTTASTPVGPAFPVQVKVAQPVRGYGQSWRGSLQASSPPLVPYPPSTSWAESWGASYEEHRELRDKEEVVGASGQREGRKTGGGYISKAAPNRAPPEEELERLTKKLVHDMNHPPSGEYFGRCGGCGEDVIGDGAGVIALDRVFHVGCFVCFTCRSQLRGQHFYAVERKAYCESCYVATLEKCSMCSQPILDRILRAMGKAYHPGCFTCVVCHQGLDGIPFTVDATSQIHCIEDFHRKFAPRCSVCGGAIMPEPGQEETVRIVALDRSFHIGCYKCEECGLLLSSEGECQGCYPLDGHILCKTCSAWRIQELSATVTTDC, translated from the exons ATGTCAGGCCCTACCTGGCTCCCCCCAAAACAGCCGGAGCCGACCAGGATCCCCCAGGGAAGAGCGCTCCCGCGGGGCACTCCCGGCCCCTCAGTCCATGGAGCAG AGCAAAGTTATAAGGGCCCAGGCCGCCCAGAAGAACCGGCACCTGCCTTGGGGAGATGCCCTGGAGCTTCCCAGACCCTTCAG GGGCTTCGCCTAGACAAGGGAGCCATACACTTAGGAAGTCTGGATGCAGAAATAGATTCACTGACCAGCATGTTGGCTGACCTGGATAGTAGTAGGCCATGTCGTCTAGACAGACAG gCTTGTGAGCCCCTTCGGCCCTCTCCCCACAGAATGGGTCTCCTGAAACCAGGTGGAGGAGTGACCGCACCACCAAGGGTCCTAGCCCCGTCGTATGGGGGCCCTACCCCTGCCTCCTATACCACAGCCAGCACTCCAGTTGGTCCTGCCTTCCCAGTGCAGGTGAAAGTTGCTCAGCCTGTGAGGGGGTATGGTCAGTCCTGGAGGGGTTCCCTTCAGGCCTCTAGCCCACCCCTTGTTCCTTACCCTCCTTCCACCAGTTGGGCTGAGTCTTGGGGGGCTTCCTATGAGGAGCACAGAGAGCTCAGGGACAAGGAAGAGGTTGTTGGAGCCTCTGgccaaagagaaggaagaaaaacaggagGAGGATATATATCCAAG GCAGCCCCCAACAGAGCTCCCCCTGAGGAAGAGCTGGAGAGACTAACCAAGAAGCTGGTGCATGACATGAACCATCCACCTAGTGGGGAATACTTTG GCCGATGTGGGGGCTGTGGAGAGGATGTGATAGGAGATGGTGCTGGAGTTATTGCCCTCGACCGTGTCTTCCATGTTGGCTGCTTTGTCTGCTTCACGTGTCGGTCTCAGCTACGGGGTCAGCACTTCTATGCAGTGGAGAGGAAGGCATATTGTGAAAGCTGTTATGTG GCTACCCTGGAAAAGTGTTCCATGTGTTCCCAGCCTATCTTGGACCGTATTCTACGGGCTATGGGGAAGGCTTATCACCCCGGCTGCTTTACTTGTGTTGTGTGTCACCAAGGCCTTGATGGCATTCCTTTCACAGTGGATGCCACCAGCCAGATCCATTGTATTGAAGACTTCCACAG GAAGTTTGCCCCTCGATGCTCTGTCTGTGGTGGCGCCATCATGCCTGAACCTGGACAGGAAGAGACTGTGAGGATTGTTGCCCTTGATCGAAGCTTCCACATTGGTTGCTACAAATGCGAG gaatgtGGACTATTGCTATCATCAGAAGGAGAATGTCAGGGCTGCTACCCCTTGGATGGTCATATCCTGTGCAAGACCTGTAGTGCTTGGCGAATCCAGGAGCTCTCAGCCACTGTCACCACTGACTGCTGA
- the TRIP6 gene encoding thyroid receptor-interacting protein 6 isoform X3: MSGPTWLPPKQPEPTRIPQGRALPRGTPGPSVHGAAEQSYKGPGRPEEPAPALGRCPGASQTLQGLRLDKGAIHLGSLDAEIDSLTSMLADLDSSRPCRLDRQACEPLRPSPHRMGLLKPGGGVTAPPRVLAPSYGGPTPASYTTASTPVGPAFPVQAAPNRAPPEEELERLTKKLVHDMNHPPSGEYFGRCGGCGEDVIGDGAGVIALDRVFHVGCFVCFTCRSQLRGQHFYAVERKAYCESCYVATLEKCSMCSQPILDRILRAMGKAYHPGCFTCVVCHQGLDGIPFTVDATSQIHCIEDFHRKFAPRCSVCGGAIMPEPGQEETVRIVALDRSFHIGCYKCEECGLLLSSEGECQGCYPLDGHILCKTCSAWRIQELSATVTTDC; the protein is encoded by the exons ATGTCAGGCCCTACCTGGCTCCCCCCAAAACAGCCGGAGCCGACCAGGATCCCCCAGGGAAGAGCGCTCCCGCGGGGCACTCCCGGCCCCTCAGTCCATGGAGCAG CAGAGCAAAGTTATAAGGGCCCAGGCCGCCCAGAAGAACCGGCACCTGCCTTGGGGAGATGCCCTGGAGCTTCCCAGACCCTTCAG GGGCTTCGCCTAGACAAGGGAGCCATACACTTAGGAAGTCTGGATGCAGAAATAGATTCACTGACCAGCATGTTGGCTGACCTGGATAGTAGTAGGCCATGTCGTCTAGACAGACAG gCTTGTGAGCCCCTTCGGCCCTCTCCCCACAGAATGGGTCTCCTGAAACCAGGTGGAGGAGTGACCGCACCACCAAGGGTCCTAGCCCCGTCGTATGGGGGCCCTACCCCTGCCTCCTATACCACAGCCAGCACTCCAGTTGGTCCTGCCTTCCCAGTGCAG GCAGCCCCCAACAGAGCTCCCCCTGAGGAAGAGCTGGAGAGACTAACCAAGAAGCTGGTGCATGACATGAACCATCCACCTAGTGGGGAATACTTTG GCCGATGTGGGGGCTGTGGAGAGGATGTGATAGGAGATGGTGCTGGAGTTATTGCCCTCGACCGTGTCTTCCATGTTGGCTGCTTTGTCTGCTTCACGTGTCGGTCTCAGCTACGGGGTCAGCACTTCTATGCAGTGGAGAGGAAGGCATATTGTGAAAGCTGTTATGTG GCTACCCTGGAAAAGTGTTCCATGTGTTCCCAGCCTATCTTGGACCGTATTCTACGGGCTATGGGGAAGGCTTATCACCCCGGCTGCTTTACTTGTGTTGTGTGTCACCAAGGCCTTGATGGCATTCCTTTCACAGTGGATGCCACCAGCCAGATCCATTGTATTGAAGACTTCCACAG GAAGTTTGCCCCTCGATGCTCTGTCTGTGGTGGCGCCATCATGCCTGAACCTGGACAGGAAGAGACTGTGAGGATTGTTGCCCTTGATCGAAGCTTCCACATTGGTTGCTACAAATGCGAG gaatgtGGACTATTGCTATCATCAGAAGGAGAATGTCAGGGCTGCTACCCCTTGGATGGTCATATCCTGTGCAAGACCTGTAGTGCTTGGCGAATCCAGGAGCTCTCAGCCACTGTCACCACTGACTGCTGA
- the TRIP6 gene encoding thyroid receptor-interacting protein 6 isoform X1 — MSGPTWLPPKQPEPTRIPQGRALPRGTPGPSVHGAAEQSYKGPGRPEEPAPALGRCPGASQTLQGLRLDKGAIHLGSLDAEIDSLTSMLADLDSSRPCRLDRQACEPLRPSPHRMGLLKPGGGVTAPPRVLAPSYGGPTPASYTTASTPVGPAFPVQVKVAQPVRGYGQSWRGSLQASSPPLVPYPPSTSWAESWGASYEEHRELRDKEEVVGASGQREGRKTGGGYISKAAPNRAPPEEELERLTKKLVHDMNHPPSGEYFGRCGGCGEDVIGDGAGVIALDRVFHVGCFVCFTCRSQLRGQHFYAVERKAYCESCYVATLEKCSMCSQPILDRILRAMGKAYHPGCFTCVVCHQGLDGIPFTVDATSQIHCIEDFHRKFAPRCSVCGGAIMPEPGQEETVRIVALDRSFHIGCYKCEECGLLLSSEGECQGCYPLDGHILCKTCSAWRIQELSATVTTDC, encoded by the exons ATGTCAGGCCCTACCTGGCTCCCCCCAAAACAGCCGGAGCCGACCAGGATCCCCCAGGGAAGAGCGCTCCCGCGGGGCACTCCCGGCCCCTCAGTCCATGGAGCAG CAGAGCAAAGTTATAAGGGCCCAGGCCGCCCAGAAGAACCGGCACCTGCCTTGGGGAGATGCCCTGGAGCTTCCCAGACCCTTCAG GGGCTTCGCCTAGACAAGGGAGCCATACACTTAGGAAGTCTGGATGCAGAAATAGATTCACTGACCAGCATGTTGGCTGACCTGGATAGTAGTAGGCCATGTCGTCTAGACAGACAG gCTTGTGAGCCCCTTCGGCCCTCTCCCCACAGAATGGGTCTCCTGAAACCAGGTGGAGGAGTGACCGCACCACCAAGGGTCCTAGCCCCGTCGTATGGGGGCCCTACCCCTGCCTCCTATACCACAGCCAGCACTCCAGTTGGTCCTGCCTTCCCAGTGCAGGTGAAAGTTGCTCAGCCTGTGAGGGGGTATGGTCAGTCCTGGAGGGGTTCCCTTCAGGCCTCTAGCCCACCCCTTGTTCCTTACCCTCCTTCCACCAGTTGGGCTGAGTCTTGGGGGGCTTCCTATGAGGAGCACAGAGAGCTCAGGGACAAGGAAGAGGTTGTTGGAGCCTCTGgccaaagagaaggaagaaaaacaggagGAGGATATATATCCAAG GCAGCCCCCAACAGAGCTCCCCCTGAGGAAGAGCTGGAGAGACTAACCAAGAAGCTGGTGCATGACATGAACCATCCACCTAGTGGGGAATACTTTG GCCGATGTGGGGGCTGTGGAGAGGATGTGATAGGAGATGGTGCTGGAGTTATTGCCCTCGACCGTGTCTTCCATGTTGGCTGCTTTGTCTGCTTCACGTGTCGGTCTCAGCTACGGGGTCAGCACTTCTATGCAGTGGAGAGGAAGGCATATTGTGAAAGCTGTTATGTG GCTACCCTGGAAAAGTGTTCCATGTGTTCCCAGCCTATCTTGGACCGTATTCTACGGGCTATGGGGAAGGCTTATCACCCCGGCTGCTTTACTTGTGTTGTGTGTCACCAAGGCCTTGATGGCATTCCTTTCACAGTGGATGCCACCAGCCAGATCCATTGTATTGAAGACTTCCACAG GAAGTTTGCCCCTCGATGCTCTGTCTGTGGTGGCGCCATCATGCCTGAACCTGGACAGGAAGAGACTGTGAGGATTGTTGCCCTTGATCGAAGCTTCCACATTGGTTGCTACAAATGCGAG gaatgtGGACTATTGCTATCATCAGAAGGAGAATGTCAGGGCTGCTACCCCTTGGATGGTCATATCCTGTGCAAGACCTGTAGTGCTTGGCGAATCCAGGAGCTCTCAGCCACTGTCACCACTGACTGCTGA